From a single Photobacterium gaetbulicola Gung47 genomic region:
- a CDS encoding phosphocarrier protein HPr (COG1925) has product MYQKQVEITAENGLHTRPAAQFVKEAKAFDADITVTSNGKSASAKSLFKLQTLGLVKGTVVTIAAEGAQAQQAVDHLVALMDELH; this is encoded by the coding sequence ATGTATCAGAAGCAAGTTGAGATCACTGCAGAAAACGGTCTACACACTCGTCCAGCTGCTCAGTTCGTTAAAGAAGCTAAAGCTTTCGACGCTGACATCACAGTGACTTCAAACGGCAAAAGCGCAAGCGCGAAAAGCCTATTCAAGCTTCAGACTCTAGGTCTAGTAAAAGGCACAGTAGTAACTATCGCTGCTGAAGGTGCTCAGGCTCAACAAGCTGTTGACCACCTAGTTGCTCTAATGGACGAACTGCACTAA